In Pseudomonas asiatica, the following are encoded in one genomic region:
- a CDS encoding GntR family transcriptional regulator has product MQDLSTPSPVLTDETETLSENVFRRIQAAIVKGDIAPGSKISEPELARTYGISRGPLREAIHRLEGQRLLVRVPHVGARVVSLNHAELIELYEIRESLEGMACRLAAERMSQADIDELRRVLDTHERDAAFQAGLGYYQQEGDYDFHYRIIQGSGNQTLVKMLCGELYQLVRMYRIQFSATPNRPRQAFAEHHRILDAIADRDGELAELLMRRHIGASKRNIERHYLDAHNNSPRGEK; this is encoded by the coding sequence ATGCAGGACCTATCCACCCCCAGCCCGGTGCTGACAGACGAAACGGAAACCTTGTCCGAAAACGTCTTCCGGCGCATCCAGGCGGCCATCGTCAAGGGCGATATCGCCCCCGGCAGCAAGATTTCCGAGCCGGAGCTGGCGCGTACCTATGGCATCAGCCGCGGGCCGCTGCGCGAGGCCATCCACCGCCTCGAAGGCCAGCGCCTGCTGGTGCGCGTGCCGCATGTGGGGGCGCGGGTGGTGTCGCTCAATCATGCCGAACTGATCGAGCTGTACGAAATTCGCGAATCGCTGGAAGGCATGGCTTGCCGCCTGGCCGCCGAACGCATGAGCCAGGCCGACATCGACGAACTGCGCCGGGTGCTCGACACCCACGAGCGCGATGCCGCGTTCCAGGCCGGCCTGGGCTATTACCAGCAGGAAGGCGACTACGACTTTCATTACCGGATCATCCAGGGCAGCGGTAACCAGACCCTGGTCAAGATGCTCTGCGGCGAGCTGTACCAGCTGGTGCGCATGTACCGCATCCAGTTTTCCGCCACGCCCAACCGGCCGCGCCAGGCCTTTGCCGAACACCACCGCATTCTCGATGCCATCGCCGACCGTGACGGCGAGCTGGCCGAACTTCTGATGCGCCGCCACATCGGCGCGTCCAAGCGCAATATCGAGCGTCACTATCTGGACGCCCACAACAACAGCCCACGAGGTGAGAAATGA
- the prpD gene encoding 2-methylcitrate dehydratase, whose product MSANVDLNARPDYDRVLQTLADYALTYRVESAEALDTARNCLMDTLGCGLLALRFPECTKLLGPQVEGTVVPNGARVPGTAYRLDPVKAAWDIGCTVRWLDYNDTWLAAEWAHPSDNLGGILAVADHLSQKHVAAGEAPLLMRDVLEAMVMAHEIQGVMALENAFNRVGLDHVILVKVASTAVCARLMGANREQMLSALSHAFVDGQALRTYRHAPNAGSRKSWAAGDASSRGVRLADIALRGEMGVPGVLTAPQWGFYDVLFSHTNKDLALKPSEQQELRLPQALGSYVMENVLFKVSFPAEFHAQTACEAAVALHPLVRNRLHEIDRIVITTQESAIRIISKSGPLANAADRDHCLQYMVAVPLIFGHLVAEHYEDAFHANHPSIDRLREKMEVVEDPRFSREYLEADKRSIANALQVFFKDGSSTEQVVVEYPIGHRRRRGEGIPLLEAKFRENLATRFARQRCGEIVDVCKDQQKLEQMAVHRFVDLFVI is encoded by the coding sequence ATGAGCGCCAACGTAGACCTCAACGCCCGCCCAGACTATGACCGGGTGCTGCAAACCCTCGCCGATTACGCCCTCACGTACCGGGTCGAATCCGCCGAAGCCCTGGATACCGCGCGCAACTGCCTGATGGATACCCTCGGCTGCGGCCTGCTGGCCCTGCGCTTCCCCGAATGCACCAAGTTGTTAGGCCCCCAGGTGGAAGGCACCGTGGTGCCCAACGGCGCCCGCGTGCCCGGCACCGCCTACCGCCTCGACCCGGTCAAGGCTGCCTGGGACATCGGCTGCACGGTGCGCTGGCTGGACTACAACGATACCTGGCTGGCCGCCGAATGGGCCCACCCCTCGGATAACCTTGGCGGCATCCTGGCCGTTGCCGATCACCTGTCGCAGAAGCACGTGGCCGCAGGTGAGGCACCGCTGCTGATGCGTGATGTGCTCGAAGCCATGGTCATGGCTCACGAGATTCAGGGCGTGATGGCGCTGGAAAACGCCTTCAACCGCGTTGGCCTCGACCACGTGATACTGGTCAAGGTGGCCTCAACCGCGGTGTGTGCGAGGCTGATGGGGGCCAACCGTGAGCAGATGCTGAGCGCTCTTTCCCATGCCTTCGTCGACGGCCAGGCGCTGCGTACCTACCGCCATGCACCCAACGCTGGCTCGCGCAAATCGTGGGCCGCTGGTGACGCTTCCAGCCGTGGCGTGCGCCTGGCCGATATCGCCCTGCGTGGCGAGATGGGCGTGCCTGGCGTGCTCACCGCGCCGCAGTGGGGCTTCTACGATGTGCTGTTCAGCCACACCAACAAGGACCTGGCGCTCAAGCCGTCCGAGCAGCAAGAGCTGCGCCTGCCGCAAGCCCTGGGTAGCTACGTGATGGAAAACGTGCTGTTCAAGGTCAGTTTCCCCGCCGAGTTCCACGCTCAGACTGCCTGCGAGGCGGCGGTAGCCCTCCACCCACTGGTGCGTAACCGCCTGCACGAAATCGACCGTATCGTCATCACCACCCAGGAGTCGGCGATCCGCATCATTTCCAAGAGCGGTCCGCTGGCCAATGCCGCTGACCGCGACCACTGCCTGCAGTACATGGTGGCAGTGCCGCTGATTTTCGGTCATCTGGTGGCCGAGCATTATGAAGATGCCTTCCATGCCAATCACCCAAGCATCGACCGCCTGCGCGAGAAGATGGAGGTGGTTGAAGACCCGCGCTTCAGCCGTGAGTACCTGGAGGCGGACAAGCGCTCGATCGCCAACGCACTGCAAGTGTTCTTCAAGGATGGCAGCAGTACCGAGCAGGTGGTGGTGGAATACCCGATCGGGCATCGCCGGCGGCGAGGGGAGGGCATACCGTTGCTGGAGGCCAAGTTCAGGGAAAACCTGGCGACGCGCTTTGCGCGGCAGCGGTGTGGGGAGATCGTGGATGTGTGCAAGGACCAGCAGAAGCTGGAGCAGATGGCGGTGCACAGGTTTGTCGACCTGTTCGTGATCTGA
- the acnD gene encoding Fe/S-dependent 2-methylisocitrate dehydratase AcnD has product MNTAFRKHLPGTDLDYFDARAAVEAIKPGAYDGLPYTSRVLAENLVRRCDPATLDASLGQLIERKRDLDFPWFPARVVCHDILGQTALVDLAGLRDAIADKGGDPAQVNPVVPVQLIVDHSLAVECGGFDPQAFEKNRAIEDRRNEDRFHFINWTKKAFKNVDVIQPGNGIMHQINLEKMSPVIHNDRGVAYPDTCVGTDSHTPHVDALGVIAIGVGGLEAENVMLGRASWMRLPEIVGVELTGKLAPNITATDLVLALTEFLRKQKVVGAYLEFHGEGARALTLGDRATISNMAPEYGATAAMFAIDQQTIDYLRLTGREEQQVKLVETYAKATGLWADSLGGAVYERTLSFDLSSVVRNMAGPSNPHARVATSDLAAKGIAGSWEEVPGQMPDGAVIIAAITSCTNTSNPRNVIAAGLLARNANKLGLARKPWVKSSLAPGSKAVQLYLEEAGLEKELEQLGFGIVAFACTTCNGMSGALDPVIQQEIIDRDLYATAVLSGNRNFDGRIHPYAKQAFLASPPLVVAYAIAGTIRFDIEKDVLGVVDGKEIRLKDIWPSDEEIDAVVRAAVKPEQFRKVYIPMFAIEEDRGPKVAPLYDWRPMSTYIRRPPYWEGALAGERTLRGMRPLAVLPDNITTDHLSPSNAIMLDSAAGEYLAKMGLPEEDFNSYATHRGDHLTAQRATFANPKLFNEMVRKEDGSVKQGSLARIEPEGKVTRMWEAIETYMERKQPLIIVAGADYGQGSSRDWAAKGVRLAGVEAIVAEGFERIHRTNLVGMGVLPLEFKPGTDRKTLGLDGSETYDVLGARTPRATLTLVVTRANGERLEVPVTCRLDTAEEVSIYEAGGVLQRFAQDFLEATA; this is encoded by the coding sequence ATGAACACTGCATTCCGCAAGCACCTGCCAGGCACCGACCTGGACTACTTCGATGCCCGCGCGGCGGTCGAGGCCATCAAGCCCGGCGCCTACGATGGCCTGCCTTACACCTCTCGCGTACTCGCCGAGAACCTGGTGCGCCGCTGCGACCCGGCTACCCTCGACGCCTCGCTGGGCCAGCTGATCGAGCGCAAGCGCGACCTCGACTTCCCGTGGTTCCCGGCCCGCGTGGTGTGCCACGACATTCTCGGCCAGACTGCACTGGTCGACCTCGCCGGCCTGCGTGACGCCATTGCCGACAAAGGCGGCGACCCGGCCCAGGTCAACCCTGTGGTGCCGGTGCAGCTGATCGTCGACCACTCGCTGGCCGTCGAGTGCGGTGGTTTCGACCCGCAGGCCTTCGAAAAGAACCGCGCCATCGAAGACCGCCGCAACGAAGACCGCTTCCATTTCATCAACTGGACCAAGAAGGCGTTCAAGAACGTCGACGTGATCCAGCCGGGCAACGGCATCATGCACCAGATCAACCTGGAGAAGATGTCGCCGGTGATCCACAACGACCGTGGCGTGGCCTACCCGGATACCTGCGTCGGCACCGACAGCCACACCCCGCATGTCGACGCCCTGGGCGTGATTGCCATCGGCGTGGGTGGCCTGGAGGCCGAGAACGTGATGCTCGGCCGTGCCTCGTGGATGCGCCTGCCGGAAATCGTCGGCGTCGAGCTGACCGGCAAGCTGGCGCCGAACATCACCGCCACCGACCTGGTGCTGGCCCTGACCGAATTCCTGCGCAAGCAGAAAGTCGTCGGCGCCTACCTGGAGTTCCACGGCGAGGGTGCACGTGCCCTGACCCTGGGCGACCGCGCCACCATTTCCAACATGGCCCCGGAATATGGCGCCACTGCGGCGATGTTCGCCATCGACCAGCAGACCATCGACTACCTGCGCCTGACCGGTCGCGAAGAGCAACAGGTCAAGCTGGTGGAAACCTATGCCAAGGCCACCGGCCTGTGGGCCGACAGCCTGGGCGGTGCAGTCTACGAGCGCACGCTGAGCTTCGACCTGTCGAGCGTGGTGCGCAACATGGCCGGCCCGTCCAACCCGCATGCCCGCGTCGCCACCAGCGACCTGGCGGCCAAAGGCATCGCTGGCAGCTGGGAAGAAGTGCCAGGGCAGATGCCAGATGGCGCGGTGATCATTGCTGCCATCACCAGCTGCACCAACACCAGCAACCCGCGCAACGTGATTGCCGCAGGCCTGCTGGCGCGCAATGCCAACAAACTGGGGCTGGCCCGCAAGCCGTGGGTCAAGTCGTCGCTGGCGCCTGGTTCCAAGGCCGTGCAGCTGTACCTGGAAGAAGCCGGGCTGGAGAAGGAGCTTGAGCAGCTCGGCTTTGGCATCGTCGCCTTCGCCTGTACCACCTGCAACGGCATGTCCGGTGCCCTGGACCCGGTGATCCAGCAAGAGATCATCGACCGTGACCTGTACGCCACTGCCGTGCTGTCGGGCAACCGCAACTTCGACGGGCGCATCCACCCGTATGCCAAGCAGGCCTTCCTCGCTTCGCCGCCACTGGTAGTGGCCTACGCCATCGCCGGTACCATTCGCTTCGACATCGAGAAGGATGTACTGGGCGTGGTCGATGGCAAGGAAATCCGCCTCAAGGATATCTGGCCCAGCGACGAAGAAATCGACGCCGTGGTACGTGCTGCGGTCAAGCCGGAGCAGTTCCGCAAGGTGTACATCCCGATGTTCGCCATCGAGGAAGACCGTGGGCCGAAGGTGGCGCCGTTGTATGACTGGCGCCCGATGAGCACCTACATCCGCCGCCCACCGTACTGGGAGGGTGCCTTGGCCGGTGAACGGACCCTGCGCGGCATGCGCCCGCTGGCAGTGCTGCCGGACAACATCACCACCGACCACCTGTCGCCGTCCAACGCCATCATGCTCGACAGCGCTGCCGGCGAGTACCTGGCGAAGATGGGCCTGCCGGAGGAGGACTTCAACTCTTACGCTACCCACCGTGGCGACCACCTGACCGCCCAGCGCGCCACCTTTGCCAACCCCAAGCTGTTCAACGAAATGGTGCGCAAGGAAGACGGCAGCGTGAAGCAGGGCTCGCTGGCGCGTATCGAGCCGGAAGGCAAGGTCACCCGCATGTGGGAGGCGATCGAGACCTACATGGAGCGCAAGCAGCCGCTGATCATCGTCGCCGGTGCCGACTACGGCCAGGGTTCGTCCCGTGACTGGGCGGCTAAGGGTGTGCGCCTGGCCGGTGTCGAGGCGATCGTCGCTGAAGGCTTCGAGCGTATTCACCGTACCAACCTGGTGGGCATGGGCGTACTGCCGCTGGAGTTCAAGCCGGGCACCGACCGCAAGACCCTCGGGTTGGACGGCAGCGAGACCTATGACGTGCTGGGCGCGCGCACGCCGCGGGCGACGCTGACCCTGGTGGTTACCCGCGCCAACGGCGAGCGTCTGGAGGTACCGGTGACCTGCCGCCTGGACACCGCCGAGGAAGTGTCGATCTACGAGGCTGGCGGGGTGCTGCAACGCTTCGCCCAGGACTTCCTCGAAGCGACCGCCTAA
- the rloB gene encoding osmotic stress tolerance membrane protein RloB produces the protein MRSLTLHLKVLITVLVLLGVAVTAYQIFVLGIPVTEDETDDLWNIDAKVEFVASTKDPVKVQMFVPPLNRDYVSLNESFISNNYGVSVNRADGNRKVTWSARRASGNQTLYYRLVLTKRYSNEKTTVKGPTFRDSLAVEGPEKIAAEALMAPIRQHSADVETFVSETIKRVNNLNDDNVKLLLAGDTSAMKKAQVIDLLLSIAHVPMEKVHTIRLVADTPQTPELWLRSFNGTDWLYFNPDTGEQGLPSDRLLWWTGDDNLITVDGGKKANVTFSMNNSEMNAIRLAKLTDENTDADFLEYSLYGLPLQTQQTFMIMVMIPIGVLVILVLRNLVGLQTLGTFTPVLIALAFRETQLGFGIVLFTVITALGLSLRSYLEHLKLQMLPRLSVVLTFVVVLIAAISLFSHKLGLERGLSVALFPMVILTMTIERLSITWEERGGGHAMKVAIGTLFAASLAHLLMMVPELVYFVFTFPAVLLILVGFMLAMGRYRGYRLTELVRFKAFLKKADA, from the coding sequence ATGCGCTCTCTTACCCTCCATCTGAAAGTCCTGATCACCGTGCTGGTGCTGTTGGGCGTGGCGGTCACGGCTTATCAGATCTTCGTACTCGGCATCCCGGTAACCGAGGATGAAACCGACGACCTGTGGAACATCGACGCCAAGGTCGAGTTCGTGGCCAGCACCAAGGACCCGGTCAAGGTGCAGATGTTCGTGCCACCGCTGAACCGCGACTACGTCAGCCTCAACGAGAGCTTCATCTCCAACAACTACGGGGTGAGCGTCAACCGTGCCGACGGCAACCGCAAGGTTACCTGGTCGGCCCGCCGCGCCAGCGGCAACCAGACCCTCTACTACCGCCTGGTGCTGACCAAGCGCTACAGCAACGAGAAGACCACGGTCAAAGGCCCGACCTTCCGTGACAGCCTGGCAGTGGAAGGCCCCGAAAAGATCGCCGCCGAGGCCCTGATGGCGCCGATCCGCCAGCATTCGGCCGACGTCGAGACCTTCGTCAGCGAGACCATCAAGCGGGTCAACAACCTCAACGACGACAACGTCAAGCTTCTGCTGGCCGGCGACACCTCGGCCATGAAGAAGGCCCAGGTCATCGACCTGCTGCTGTCGATCGCCCACGTACCGATGGAGAAGGTGCACACCATCCGCCTGGTGGCCGACACCCCGCAAACCCCGGAACTGTGGCTGCGCAGCTTCAACGGTACCGACTGGCTGTACTTCAACCCGGACACCGGCGAGCAGGGCCTGCCCAGCGATCGCCTGCTGTGGTGGACCGGTGACGACAACCTGATCACCGTCGATGGCGGCAAGAAGGCCAACGTTACCTTCAGCATGAACAACAGCGAGATGAACGCCATCCGTCTGGCCAAGCTGACCGACGAGAATACCGACGCCGACTTCCTAGAATATTCGCTGTACGGCCTGCCGCTGCAGACCCAGCAAACCTTCATGATCATGGTGATGATCCCGATCGGTGTGCTGGTGATCCTGGTGCTGCGCAACCTGGTCGGCCTGCAGACACTGGGTACCTTCACCCCGGTACTGATCGCCCTGGCCTTCCGCGAGACCCAGCTGGGCTTCGGTATCGTGCTGTTCACGGTAATCACCGCCCTGGGCCTGTCGCTGCGCTCGTACCTGGAACACCTGAAGCTGCAGATGCTGCCACGCCTGTCTGTGGTACTGACCTTCGTCGTGGTGCTGATTGCCGCCATCAGCCTGTTCAGCCACAAGCTGGGCCTGGAGCGCGGGTTGTCGGTAGCGCTGTTCCCGATGGTGATCCTGACCATGACCATCGAGCGCCTGTCCATCACCTGGGAAGAGCGTGGCGGCGGCCATGCCATGAAAGTGGCCATCGGCACCCTGTTCGCCGCTTCCCTAGCGCACCTGTTGATGATGGTGCCGGAGCTGGTGTACTTCGTGTTCACCTTCCCGGCCGTGCTGCTGATCCTGGTGGGCTTCATGCTGGCAATGGGTCGCTACCGCGGCTACCGCCTGACCGAGCTCGTGCGCTTCAAGGCATTCCTGAAGAAGGCTGACGCCTGA
- the prpC gene encoding bifunctional 2-methylcitrate synthase/citrate synthase, with product MAEAKVLSGAGLRGQVAGQTALSTVGQAGAGLTYRGYDVRDLAAGAEFEEVAYLLLYGELPNKAELADYKRKLKGLRDLPQALKEVLERIPRDAHPMDVMRTGCSVLGTLEPELTFEAQRDKTDRLLALFPAVMCYWYRFTHDGVRIDCTSDEDTLGGHFLHLLHGKKPSELHVKVMNVSLILYAEHEFNASTFTARVCASTLSDLYSCVTAAIGSLRGPLHGGANEAAMELIERFQSPQEATAELLRMLERKDKIMGFGHAIYKESDPRNEVIKGWSKQLADEVGDKVLYPVSEAIDKTMWEQKRLFPNADFYHASAYHFMGIPTKLFTPIFVCSRLTGWAAHVFEQRANNRIIRPSAEYVGVEQRQFVPIEQR from the coding sequence ATGGCCGAAGCAAAAGTACTCAGTGGCGCAGGCCTGCGCGGCCAGGTGGCCGGCCAGACCGCGCTGTCGACCGTGGGCCAGGCCGGTGCCGGGCTGACCTACCGCGGTTACGATGTGCGTGACCTGGCAGCCGGTGCCGAATTCGAGGAAGTCGCCTACCTGTTGCTGTACGGCGAGCTGCCGAACAAAGCCGAACTGGCCGACTACAAGCGCAAGCTCAAGGGCCTGCGCGACCTGCCGCAAGCCCTGAAGGAAGTGCTCGAGCGCATCCCGCGTGACGCCCACCCGATGGACGTGATGCGCACAGGTTGCTCGGTGCTGGGTACCCTGGAGCCCGAACTGACCTTCGAGGCCCAGCGCGACAAGACCGACCGCCTGCTGGCGCTGTTCCCGGCGGTGATGTGCTACTGGTATCGCTTCACCCACGATGGCGTGCGTATCGACTGCACCAGCGACGAAGACACCCTCGGTGGCCACTTCCTGCACCTGCTGCACGGCAAGAAGCCGAGCGAGCTGCACGTCAAGGTCATGAACGTGTCGCTGATCCTCTACGCCGAGCACGAGTTCAACGCCTCGACCTTCACCGCTCGCGTCTGTGCCTCGACCCTGTCCGACCTGTACTCCTGCGTCACCGCTGCCATCGGCTCCCTGCGCGGCCCGCTGCACGGCGGTGCCAACGAGGCGGCGATGGAATTGATCGAACGCTTCCAGAGCCCGCAGGAAGCCACTGCCGAGCTGCTGCGCATGCTCGAGCGCAAGGACAAGATCATGGGCTTTGGCCATGCCATCTACAAAGAGTCCGACCCGCGCAACGAGGTGATCAAGGGCTGGTCGAAACAGCTCGCCGACGAAGTCGGTGACAAGGTGCTGTACCCGGTCTCCGAAGCCATCGACAAGACCATGTGGGAGCAGAAGCGCCTGTTCCCCAACGCCGACTTCTACCACGCCTCGGCGTACCACTTCATGGGCATCCCGACCAAGCTGTTCACCCCGATCTTCGTCTGCTCGCGCCTGACCGGCTGGGCGGCGCACGTCTTCGAACAGCGCGCCAACAACCGCATCATCCGCCCGAGCGCCGAGTATGTCGGCGTCGAGCAGCGCCAGTTCGTGCCGATCGAACAGCGCTGA
- the rloA gene encoding retropepsin-like aspartic peptidase RloA — protein MRLTPASLLLCLTLLPALGQAAGKTVYGLNEYARLGDLDLEVAAKLDTGAKTASLSARDIKRFKRNGESWVRFYLAIDAAHSHPIERPLARVSKIKRRAGDYDAESGKAYTARPVIELEICMGQAMRTIEVNLTDRSAFQFPLLIGSEALKHFDALVDPSLKYAAGKPACATDAPKAE, from the coding sequence ATGAGACTTACACCCGCATCATTGCTGCTCTGCCTCACCCTGCTGCCGGCCCTTGGCCAGGCCGCAGGCAAGACCGTGTACGGTCTCAACGAATATGCACGCCTGGGCGACCTGGACCTGGAAGTGGCCGCCAAGCTCGACACCGGCGCCAAGACCGCGTCGCTCAGCGCCCGCGACATCAAGCGTTTCAAGCGCAACGGCGAAAGCTGGGTGCGCTTCTACCTGGCCATCGACGCCGCCCATTCGCACCCTATCGAACGCCCGCTGGCACGCGTAAGCAAGATCAAGCGCCGGGCCGGCGACTATGATGCTGAATCGGGCAAGGCCTACACCGCGCGCCCGGTCATCGAACTTGAAATCTGCATGGGCCAGGCCATGCGCACCATCGAAGTCAACCTCACCGACCGCAGCGCCTTCCAGTTCCCGCTGCTGATCGGCTCCGAGGCGCTCAAGCACTTCGACGCGCTGGTCGACCCAAGCCTTAAATACGCGGCCGGCAAACCTGCCTGTGCCACCGACGCTCCCAAAGCAGAGTAA
- the prpF gene encoding 2-methylaconitate cis-trans isomerase PrpF codes for MAHVPQVKIPATYIRGGTSKGVFFRLQDLPEQAQIPGPARDALLLRVIGSPDPYGKQIDGMGGATSSTSKTVILSQSIKPEHDVDYLFGQVSIDKAFVDWSGNCGNLSAAVGSFAISSGLVDPARIPRNGIATVRIWQANIGKTIIAHVPITEGEVQETGDFELDGVTFPAAEVQLEFLDPAADEDGDGGAMFPTGNLVDDLEVPCVGTFKATLINAGIPTIFVNAADIGYTGTELQDAINGDSQALLRFETIRAHGAVRMGLIDNVDQAAGRQHTPKVAFVAPPSTYTASSGKAVQAGDIDLLVRALSMGKLHHAMMGTAAVAIGTAAAIPGTLVNLAAGGGERSAVRFGHPSGTLRVGAEARQVNGEWTVTKAIMSRSARVLMEGWVRVPGDSF; via the coding sequence ATGGCTCATGTACCGCAAGTAAAAATCCCCGCCACCTACATCCGTGGCGGCACCAGCAAAGGCGTGTTCTTCCGCCTGCAAGACCTGCCCGAGCAGGCGCAGATCCCCGGCCCGGCCCGCGACGCACTGCTGCTGCGGGTGATCGGCAGCCCCGACCCTTACGGCAAGCAGATCGACGGCATGGGCGGTGCCACTTCGAGCACCAGCAAGACCGTGATCCTGTCGCAGAGCATCAAGCCTGAGCACGACGTCGACTATCTGTTCGGCCAGGTCAGCATCGACAAGGCCTTCGTCGACTGGAGCGGTAACTGCGGCAACCTCTCCGCCGCGGTCGGTTCGTTCGCCATCAGCAGCGGCCTGGTCGACCCGGCGCGCATTCCGCGCAATGGCATCGCCACCGTGCGCATCTGGCAGGCCAACATCGGCAAGACCATCATCGCCCATGTGCCGATCACCGAAGGTGAAGTGCAGGAAACCGGCGACTTCGAGCTGGACGGGGTGACCTTCCCGGCCGCCGAGGTGCAGCTGGAATTCTTAGATCCGGCGGCCGATGAAGATGGCGACGGCGGGGCGATGTTCCCCACCGGCAACCTGGTCGATGACCTCGAGGTGCCGTGTGTCGGTACGTTCAAGGCGACCCTGATCAATGCCGGCATCCCGACCATCTTCGTCAATGCGGCGGATATCGGCTACACCGGCACCGAACTGCAGGACGCCATCAACGGTGACTCGCAGGCGCTGCTGCGCTTCGAGACGATTCGCGCCCATGGCGCCGTGCGCATGGGCCTGATCGACAACGTCGACCAGGCTGCCGGGCGTCAGCACACGCCGAAAGTGGCTTTCGTCGCGCCGCCGAGCACCTACACTGCGTCCAGTGGCAAAGCGGTGCAGGCAGGTGATATCGACCTGCTGGTACGGGCCTTGTCGATGGGCAAGCTGCACCATGCAATGATGGGGACGGCCGCGGTGGCCATCGGTACCGCGGCGGCCATTCCGGGCACGCTGGTCAACCTCGCCGCAGGCGGGGGCGAGCGCAGCGCCGTGCGTTTCGGCCACCCCTCGGGCACCCTGCGGGTGGGGGCCGAGGCGCGCCAGGTGAATGGTGAATGGACAGTGACCAAGGCAATCATGAGCCGCAGTGCTCGCGTGCTGATGGAGGGCTGGGTTCGCGTGCCTGGCGATAGCTTCTAA
- the prpB gene encoding methylisocitrate lyase produces the protein MTVKSTPGQRFRDAVAAEHPLQVVGAINANHALLAKRAGFKAIYLSGGGVAAGSLGLPDLGISGLDDVLTDVRRITDVCDLPLLVDVDTGFGASAFNVARTVRSMSKFGAAAIHIEDQVGAKRCGHRPNKEIVSQQEMVDRIKAAVDARTDDSFVIMARTDALAVEGLNAALDRAAACVEAGADMIFPEAITELQMYKTFADRVKAPILANITEFGATPLYTTEELASVDVSLVLYPLSAFRAMNKAAENVYTALRRDGTQKNVIDTMQTRMELYDAIGYHAFEQSLDALFAQKKG, from the coding sequence ATGACTGTGAAGAGCACCCCCGGTCAGCGTTTCCGCGACGCCGTTGCCGCTGAACATCCGCTGCAGGTGGTTGGCGCCATCAATGCCAATCATGCCCTGCTGGCCAAGCGCGCCGGCTTCAAGGCCATCTACCTGTCCGGTGGCGGCGTCGCCGCCGGTTCGCTGGGCCTGCCGGACCTGGGCATCAGCGGCCTGGACGATGTACTCACCGATGTGCGCCGCATCACCGACGTGTGCGACCTGCCGCTGCTGGTGGATGTCGACACCGGTTTTGGTGCCTCTGCCTTCAACGTCGCCCGTACCGTGCGCTCGATGAGCAAGTTCGGCGCTGCCGCCATCCATATCGAGGACCAGGTTGGCGCCAAGCGCTGCGGCCACCGCCCGAACAAGGAAATCGTCAGCCAGCAGGAAATGGTCGACCGCATCAAGGCCGCAGTCGATGCCCGTACCGATGACAGCTTCGTGATCATGGCGCGTACCGACGCCCTGGCCGTGGAGGGCCTGAACGCCGCCCTGGACCGCGCCGCCGCCTGCGTCGAGGCCGGTGCCGACATGATCTTCCCTGAAGCCATCACCGAGCTGCAGATGTACAAGACCTTCGCCGACCGGGTGAAGGCACCGATCCTGGCCAACATCACCGAGTTCGGCGCCACGCCGCTGTACACCACCGAGGAGCTGGCCTCGGTCGACGTGTCGCTGGTGCTGTACCCGCTGTCGGCGTTCCGCGCCATGAACAAGGCAGCCGAGAACGTGTACACCGCGCTGCGCCGCGACGGCACGCAGAAGAACGTGATCGACACCATGCAGACCCGCATGGAGCTCTACGATGCCATTGGTTACCACGCCTTCGAGCAGAGCCTCGATGCGCTGTTTGCCCAGAAAAAAGGTTGA